Proteins found in one Planctomycetes bacterium MalM25 genomic segment:
- the guaB_1 gene encoding Inosine-5'-monophosphate dehydrogenase, whose product MLTVKNIMSREIVTISPDASIRDAIDLLLARRISGLPVVDNRDRLVGILTEFALLALAYDQNVADHKVCDHMTSEVLTVEASDPVNKVADLCIVHRVRRLPVVENGCLTGLVSRRDVLNAIYQASAPVATC is encoded by the coding sequence ATGCTGACCGTCAAGAATATCATGAGCCGTGAGATCGTCACGATCTCGCCGGACGCCTCGATCCGTGACGCCATCGACCTGTTGCTAGCACGCCGCATCAGCGGGTTACCCGTGGTCGATAATCGCGACCGCTTGGTCGGCATCCTGACCGAGTTCGCCCTGCTCGCGCTGGCGTACGATCAGAACGTCGCGGACCACAAGGTGTGCGATCACATGACCAGCGAGGTGCTCACCGTCGAGGCGAGCGACCCGGTCAACAAGGTCGCCGATCTGTGCATCGTGCACCGCGTGCGTCGCCTGCCGGTGGTCGAGAACGGGTGCCTGACCGGCCTCGTGTCCCGCCGTGACGTGCTGAACGCCATCTACCAAGCGTCGGCGCCGGTGGCCACCTGCTGA